Proteins from a genomic interval of Plutella xylostella chromosome 24, ilPluXylo3.1, whole genome shotgun sequence:
- the LOC105387791 gene encoding early nodulin-75 isoform X10, translating into MHGAYGGGQQEEPSSDDELARPQTPSRPKHPTSKPSKEDSPFTNTTTCLPLHRVFRHKKSTADPDRDIIEVPCSVFGYPLPTEAIQPECPDPECPERKLQREEIPPDSREPIIYPPDNRAPPNIVPQNYPPQQNFPHQNFVPPSNFSPQPNSTPYPYKPFSKFAPHPYARPSSCLPHCCDNRCGFQNRGTQFTMIRNNACSFLPVFMPFSAIPAHRPVQVDPVTNCYYLCCYDCFSLVSFYYNFCLSALGSCFVCCSWRII; encoded by the exons CAAGAAGAACCAAGTTCTGATGATGAGCTGGCACGTCCACAG ACACCATCCAGACCTAAACATCCAACTTCCAAACCATCAAAAGAAGACTCTCCATTCACCAACACAACCACCTGTTTGCCACTGCACAGAGTATTCCGGCATAAGAAGTCAACAGCAGATCCGGATAGAGATATCATCGAAGTCCCGTGCAGTGTGTTCGGATACCCTCTACCCACGGAGGCCATCCAGCCGGAGTGTCCAGACCCTGAGTGCCCTGAGCGGAAGTTACAACGAGAAGAAATACCCCCAGACAGTAGAGAACCTATTATATACCCACCAGACAATAGAGCACCTCCAAATATAGTCCCACAAAATTACCCACCACAACAAAATTTTCCGCATCAGAATTTCGTTCCACCTTCGAATTTCTCTCCCCAACCAAATTCCACTCCCTATCCTTACAAACCTTTCTCCAAATTTGCTCCACATCCTTACGCTCGTCCCTCAAGCTGTTTACCCCACTGCTGCGACAACCGATGTGGGTTCCAGAATCGCGGGACCCAGTTCACGATGATCAGGAACAACGCGTGTAGCTTCCTGCCTGTCTTCATGCCGTTCTCTGCGATCCCGGCCCATAGGCCTGTCCAGGTGGACCCCGTCACCAACTGCTACTACTTGTGCTGCTACGACTGTTTCTCGCTCGTCAGTTTCTACTATAACTTCTGTCTCTCCGCTCTTGGCTCTTGCTTCGTGTGCTGTAGTTGGAGGATCATTtga
- the LOC105387791 gene encoding early nodulin-75 isoform X9, with translation MVQQGYYGAPQQPGAYGGGQQEEPSSDDELARPQTPSRPKHPTSKPSKEDSPFTNTTTCLPLHRVFRHKKSTADPDRDIIEVPCSVFGYPLPTEAIQPECPDPECPERKLQREEIPPDSREPIIYPPDNRAPPNIVPQNYPPQQNFPHQNFVPPSNFSPQPNSTPYPYKPFSKFAPHPYARPSSCLPHCCDNRCGFQNRGTQFTMIRNNACSFLPVFMPFSAIPAHRPVQVDPVTNCYYLCCYDCFSLVSFYYNFCLSALGSCFVCCSWRII, from the exons CAAGAAGAACCAAGTTCTGATGATGAGCTGGCACGTCCACAG ACACCATCCAGACCTAAACATCCAACTTCCAAACCATCAAAAGAAGACTCTCCATTCACCAACACAACCACCTGTTTGCCACTGCACAGAGTATTCCGGCATAAGAAGTCAACAGCAGATCCGGATAGAGATATCATCGAAGTCCCGTGCAGTGTGTTCGGATACCCTCTACCCACGGAGGCCATCCAGCCGGAGTGTCCAGACCCTGAGTGCCCTGAGCGGAAGTTACAACGAGAAGAAATACCCCCAGACAGTAGAGAACCTATTATATACCCACCAGACAATAGAGCACCTCCAAATATAGTCCCACAAAATTACCCACCACAACAAAATTTTCCGCATCAGAATTTCGTTCCACCTTCGAATTTCTCTCCCCAACCAAATTCCACTCCCTATCCTTACAAACCTTTCTCCAAATTTGCTCCACATCCTTACGCTCGTCCCTCAAGCTGTTTACCCCACTGCTGCGACAACCGATGTGGGTTCCAGAATCGCGGGACCCAGTTCACGATGATCAGGAACAACGCGTGTAGCTTCCTGCCTGTCTTCATGCCGTTCTCTGCGATCCCGGCCCATAGGCCTGTCCAGGTGGACCCCGTCACCAACTGCTACTACTTGTGCTGCTACGACTGTTTCTCGCTCGTCAGTTTCTACTATAACTTCTGTCTCTCCGCTCTTGGCTCTTGCTTCGTGTGCTGTAGTTGGAGGATCATTtga